CGCCCTGCACGAGATAACGCCGAAGGAGCTCCGCAGTTCCCACGCTTGCATCCGCGAATGGCACAAGCTTGGCCATCCGGTGCCGGTCTATTTCACGGTCTCCGAGCTTAAGAACGCCGCGGATGTTTTCCCCATCGAGTTTCACCAAATGGAAATGGCCCACAAGGTGCTTTACGGCTCTGACGTGCTCGAAGGCCTCGAGATCCACGACGATTTTCTTCGCCACCAGATCGAATACGAACTCCGAAGCAAGCTCTTGCTGCTTCGGCGTCAGTATATTCCGGCCTCGGCGTCTCCCGAAGGGCTCAAAAAGCTGATGGGCGAAAGCCTGACCAGCTTTTCGGCACTCTTCCGGGCGATACTGCTAATGCTCGGCGAAAAAGCGCCAAACAAGAAACGCGGGATCGTCGACCGGGCGGTCGCAAGGCTTGGTCTGGACAGCGAGGTCTTTGAATTGTTATTTAGAATAAGAGAAAATGACCACACATTGGAGATGGACGAAAAAGGGGCCGACGATCTATTTGGTCGCTACCTTTTGCAGGTCGAAAAGACCATTAACTCGATAGATAGTATCGGAAAAGGCTAACGGCGATTGCCGGGGAAGAAGAACGAATATGAAACGAGCGATCTTATTGACAATAGCGGTGTTCTCGGCCACTTTTCTTAGCGGCTGCAGCTACAACGAACTGACGGCGAAACAGCAGAACGTAAAAGGCAAATGGGCAAACGTCGAGAGCTCGATGCAGCGGCGGGCCGACCTTATCCCAAACTTAGTAGAAACTGCTAAGATGGCCGGCGTGCAGGAGCAAGAGGTCTTCGGCCAGATCGCCGAAGCGCGGTCGCGTCTGCTTAACGCACAGCAGCAGCCCGGCCAGGGCGTCGAAGGCGACAAAAGTCCCGAGCAGCGGCAGGCCGTCATCGAAGCGAACAACAGCTTTGGCGGAACGATCGGCCGCCTGCTGAGCCTTCAGGAACAATACCCTCAGCTTCGTTCAAGCGATGCGTTTATGAAGGTTCAGGATGAGCTCTCGGGAACTGAAAACCGCATAAACACGGCCAGGATCGATTTCAATGAAGCTGTCACGGATTACAACACGACCCGCAACTCTTTCCCGGCGGTGATTACGGCAGGCATTTTCGGGTTCAAAGAGGAGCCCTTTTTCCAGGCGGACCCAAGTGCCCGGCAGGCCCCGACGGTCGGCGACGCAAACTCTCTCCGGCGTCAACAAGCACCAGCAAACCCTGCACCGGCGGCTAACAACTAGAGCAGTTCAAAATCCTCGGGAACTGCACATCGAACAATGATCGCAAGGCCTGTCGTTCGGCTCGAACTGACAGGCCTTACTTTCGCCAATACCTTCGAATATCTGGTCCGCGATCGCCTCGGCGATTGAAAATTGGTCAAAACTCGAATGGCCCGAGCGGATGTCCGAATCCGGAAATCGAGCTTCGTTGCGTAACTGTAGATCAGGTTGCTTCATTACGCAGTAAGATCGACCCGATCAACGACACCAACGATCGCAGAATCGATAGCGGCACCGGGTTTGCCGGTTGCGGCGGTCGAGGCTGACCAGCCTTCCTGGGCAATGAGGACGATATCGCCTTCGCCGGAATCGACCGAATCGAGAGCAAGGCAGGTGTATTCCATATCTTCGCCCTCGGGTGTGATCTGCCGGCAAAGCATTATCCGCGAACCCTCGTAGCGTTGGTTCTTTTGCGTCGCTACTACATTGCCGATAACCCTTGCGATAAGCATTGTAAAACTTAAACCTATCCCCGATTCAAAACATGCGAATCTGAATCGATTATTCCGACTATCGTACAATCGGTCGGCGTTTCGTCGCGTTTGAAGGGGAAAGATGCCTCTTTACCGCGGCACCAGAAGACAAGCTCGCCTTCGCCTGCTCCGACGGCGTCAAGAGCGATCATCGGCTTGCCTTTATCTTTGAGGTCGGCGTCCAGGGTCTGGACAATGAGGAACTTCCGCCCGTCGAGCGTCGCATTTTTAACGGTCGAGACGACCGTTCCGATAACCCGAGCGATCTGCATTATTTCGATCGGTCTGCAGCGGTAAGATCGATGGTGTCGATCACGCCGATTATCGCCGAATCGACCGGGCAATCCTTGTTCCCTTCGGCCATCCGGGCGGACGACCCGCCGACGACGATCACCTTTTCGTGAAACCCTGCCCCGACCGTATCGACAGCAACAACATAGCCGCTCTGGTCAGAGCCGTCGAGATTGACGGGCTTGACGATGAGCAGCTTCTTTCCGTGGAGCCGTGCGTCCTTCTGGGTCGAAACGACCGTCCCTAAGATGCGTCCAATAATCATGTACAGTGGCCAGTGATCGGTGGTCAGTGTTCAGCGTCAGAAGTTCTGACAACCGGCCACTGACCACTTACCACTATTTAAGAACTACCGGCAAGGCTTCATCCACGCTCGAGTGCGGGCGGGGGATCACGTGGACGCTGATAAGCTCGCCTACGCGCCGAGCGGCCGCGGCTCCGGCATCCGTCGCGGCCTTTACCGCAGCAACGTCGCCGCGGACGATGGCAGTAACGAACCCGGCCCCGATCTTTTCATAACCGACCAGCTGCACATTCGCCGCCTTAACCATGGCGTCCGCCGCTTCGATCGTCGCAACGAGACCTTTCGTCTCGACCATTCCTAATGCTTCCTGCATTTAGTTATTTTCTCCTGATTTGCAAAGGGACAGTAGTCCGACTGAACCGTAAGTTTAACCCTAAATTCGCCGCCTGGCTCAAAAGCTCGATCAACTCTTCTCTTGAGAGCGAGATCTTCTGCCCGTTTGCCTTATTCGCGGCCGGATAGTTTATATCAAGCTCGCATGTGATATTCGCTTCGTGCAGATATCCGCACGCCTGGCAGCGGGCGTTTTCTTTCAGGTAACCCGCTTTTTCTCTTATATTTATGAGCTTTTCGATGGCGTCTTTCGGCAGATCGTTGGCACCGCCGAGTGCTTTCGCGAGAATTGCAATGCGGGCCGTGTGCTCGAGCGTCTCGAGCCGGTCAAACGCCTGCCATAGGTCGTCGCCATATGCGACCGCGCCGTGATTCGCCATCAATAGCGTTGTGATGGGCAACAAACGGCTTCATCGCCTCGGTCAGCTCATTCGTGGATGGCGTTCCGTAATCGGTTAGCGGTACGCAGCCGAGCGTCAGAATAACCTCGCTTAAATTGGTTTATCGATGGCCAAACCGGCGACCGCAAACGCCGTCCCGTGCGGCGGATGTGCGTGACAGACGGCCTTTACATCCGGCCGCATCTTGTAGATCAGCAAATGCATCGCGAGCTCCGACGACGCACGCTTATCAGAAAGCGGCTTGCCGTCCATGTCCGTCAGGGCAAGGCTATCTTCCGTCATACGGCCTTTGCAGGTCATCGTCGGCGTTGCGAGCACGGTGTTCTCGTCAAGCCGGATGCTGACATTGCCGTCCGATGAGACGACATAGCTCCGTTCATAGAGCAGCTTGCCGATCTCGATGATCAATTTTCTGGCCGATGATTCGTCCATATAAACAAGAATCCACAGATTAACACAACACCGCGGTCGCGTTAACCTGTGGATCGAAACTTGTACGAATATTTACCGGACGCGTTCGAAAGTAACGCGGCCATCGTAAACCGGAGGAGCCGGGGGGGCCGGCGGCATCGGCGGCGTGACAGTAATTTCGGACGCCATATTGTTCAGCCGCTCGACCGTCATTCGCAGTTCCTCGTTCTCCATTGTAAGCCGAACGTTCTCGCGACGAAGCCCACGCATTTCGCGTTTGAAGCGTTTACAGTCATGCCGGTTCTTAAAGGAGCTCTTAAAAGATTCGGTCGGCGATGAAAGCGGTACGAAGATGCTTGCGATCAGCACACCGATGGTCACAGCAAAAACGAAGGGAATGACGCGTTTGATTACGGAAAGAAATTGCATACTACACCTCAACTACCTCAAGAATGAATACGTCGGTTCGCCGGGAACGGTTTCACCTTGCCGGAGAAACGCGGGGAAAAAGGCCCGGTGGCCGCTGCCAAATTCCATTCTAAAGGTTTTATGCCTCGATGTGAAGGTTTATATTCCGGGTTCGGCTAAAATGACGAGATTTTTTTCGGCCCGATGCCCTCTTTTGCCAACCGGGCCGCAATCCCTTACTATTTTTGGGCAGGCTCGACGCAGTTTTTCGTCTCGTTAACAATCTATGATCGCATTTCTTTCGGGAAAGATCCTCGAAAAGCATCCGGCGTCGGTCGTTATTGACGTTGGGGGCGTCGGCTACGATGTCGCGATACCGCTCTCGACCTTTTACGAACTCGGCGAACCGGGTGGCGATGTCCAGCTCCGTATTTACACGCTCGTCCGCGAGGACGCGATCCAGCTTTACGGCTTTCGCACCGAGCGCGAACGCGAGCTTTTTCTGAAATTGATCGCGGTTCAGGGCTTCGGGGCGAAAAGCGGCATCACGATGCTCTCCGGAATGGCGCCGACGAGATCATCGCTGCCATCCGTGCCGGAAAGATCGAGCGGCTGACCTCGATCCCCGGCGTCGGCCGCAAGACCGCCGAGCGGCTGATCGTCGAACTCCGCGACAAGGTCGGCGAGATCGCCGTTAGCTCTGCCGCCGGTTCCGGCACTCAAACTTCCGCCGGGCTTGAAAGCGACGCCGTCGTCGATGATGCGCTTTCCGCCCTCGTCAACCTCGGCTACCAAAAGAACGCCGCCGAAAAGGCCCTGCAGCAAGCCCTCGAGGACGGCGCCGAGCTCAACGTCCAAAAACTCCTCCGAGCCGCCCTCCAACGCCTAGCTAAATGATCGAAAGGAGCGCACCTCGTAGCGCCGGCCTAGCTCCAATAGTCGCGGTCGAGGGAGCGGTAGTTGATCGCTTCGGAGAGGTGTTCGGGGCCGATAGCGTCGGCGGCGGCGAGGTCGGCGATGGTGCGGGCGACCTTGAGGATGCGGTCGTGGCCGCGGGCGGAGAGGCCCTGGCGTGTCATCGCCCGTTCGAGCAGGGTTTCGCCGGCGGCATCAAGGGCGCAGAACTTGCGGATCTGGCCGGGCGACATTGCGGAATTGGAGAAGATGCCCTCGCCGCGAAAGCGTTCGAGCTGGCGGCCGCGGGCTTCGATAACGCGTTCGCGGATGTCGGTGGAGGGCTCGGCGGTGCCGTTGGAGCGGCCGCGGAGCTCGGTAAATTTTACGGCCGGCACGTCGACGTGGATGTCGATGCGGTCCATCAGCGGGCCGGAGATCTTGCCGACGTAACGCTGGATCTGCATCGGCGAGCACTTGCACTCGCGGCCCGAGCCGAAGTAGCCGCACGGACACGGGTTCATCGAGGCAACGAGCGTGAAATTTGCCGGAAAGGTCAGCGACGAAGCGGCCCGCGAGATGGTGACCTGTTTGTCCTCCATCGGCTGCCGCAGGACCTCAAGCACGCCGCGGTCAAACTCCGGCAGCTCGTCGAGAAAAAGCACGCCGAGATGTGCGAGCGAGACCTCGCCGGGCTTTGGCATCGAGCCGCCGCCGATCAGCCCCGCCTGCGAGACGGTGTGGTGCGGCGACTTGAACGGCCGCTCAGTGACGAGCCCGCTCCGGCCGGTAAGCCCGGCGACCGAGTGGATCTTCGTTATCTCGAGCGCCTCCTCAAATTCGAGCGGCGGGAGGATGGTCGGGAGCCGCTTGGCGAGCATCGTTTTGCCCGAGCCCGGCGGGCCAACGAAGAGTATGTTATGGCCACCGGCCGAGGCGACCTCAAGCGCACGCTTGGCCGTTTGCTGGCCGCGGACCTCGGCGAAATCGGCACGATAGGCGTCGGCGTTGCTGCGGAGCTCGTCCTCGCTGAGCACAAGCGGCGGAATGCGGGTCGGCTGGCCGGCGATGAGCTCCGCGGCGAGCGAGGCCGCCTCTTTCAGGCTCCGCACCGGAAAGACATTCACACCGCGGACGACCGCCGCCTCCTTGGCGTTCTCTTCCGGGACGAGCAGGTTGGCAAAGCCCTGTTCGCGGGCGGTGAGGGCGATCGAGAGCGCTCCCCGGACCGGCCGCACTCGCCCATCAAGCGAAAGCTCGCCGACGCTCAGCGTATCCGTGAGGCTCTCACCGCCGCCGAGGTCGGCATTTGCCCCTAGCACCCCGAGCGCGATCGGCAGGTCAAAGCTCGCACCTTCTTTGCGGACGTCCGCCGGAGCGAGGTTGACCGTGGTCTTGAGAAATGGGAAAAAGAAACCACTATTGTTGACCGCCGCACGTATCCGCTCGCGAGATTCGCGCACCGCCGTATCCGGCAGCCCGACGATCGTTATGTTGTTCTGGTCCTGCTCGCCGCTCGCCGGCCGCAGGTTCACCTCAATATCGACCACAAGCGCGTCAATGCCATAAACCGCGGCCGATTTTGTAACAAATAACATACACGGATCACGAGAGAAAAGACTTGCACCGAGAGAATACAACAACCCACGCCCATTCCAAAAACGCGGATCAAGTGAATGGGGAATTGCCGTGTCAGTAGCCCGACCGTGAGGGAGGGCTCATCTAAATGCGGAAGGCGGAGTTCGGAATGCGGAATCCCGGAACGGAAAGCTATAATCTTGAGTGCGGGGCAGGTTCGGGAACTGAAAATGAGCAATAGCGAGCTGATAATCTACCAGACCGAGGACGGCCGGACGCGGATCGAAACGCGGCTCGAGGACGAGACCGTTTGGCTGACCCAGGCAGCCATGGCGGAGCTATTTCAGGTCACGCCGCAGAACATAACGATGCACCTCCGCAATGTTTATGCGGAAGGCGAACTGGACGAAGCGGCAACTTGTAAGGATTTCTTACAAGTTCGGAACGAAGGATCTCGCAACGTCCACGCGGGTTCACTTTGGCGAGAGGTCTTGACGAAAGCGATCCGGCGGCCTATCTTGAAGTTATCTGCTCTAAGGCAATTCCGATGTGAGATAATCCCGAAATCCCGCCGCTTGAAGACGCCGCCCGTTGGCCGCCTTTTTTCCTGTTTTTGCGACCTGTTTTTATTTGATACATGCTCGGAACATCCATTGAACAAAAAGCCGACCCGTCGGCCGAACGCAAAACGCCCGCTCAGCGAGGGCGGCGAACGTTTGCGATCATCTCGCACCCCGATGCCGGTAAGACCACGCTGACCGAAAAGCTCTTGCTTTACGGCGGTGCGATCCGCGAAGCGGGTGCGGTAAAGAACCGCCGTGCCGAACGAGCCGCCACATCCGATTGGATGGAACTTGAGCGGCAACGCGGTATCTCCATCACATCCACCGTTTTGCAGTTTGAGTACGACGGCTTTCACCTGAATCTGCTCGACACACCCGGCCACCACGATTTCAGTGAAGACACCTACCGGACGCTGGCCGCCGCCGACAATGCGGTGATGCTTGTGGACGCCGGAAAGGGGCTCGAGACGCAGACCCGCAAGCTCTTTGAGGTTTGTCGGCTCCGCGATATCCCGATCTTCACCTTCATCAACAAGCTCGACCGCCCGGCTCGGCATCCGATGGAACTGATCGATGAGATCGAGATGGAGCTCGGCCTGAAGGTGTTCGCTGTGACCTGGCCGATCGGCGATGGCGACACCTTTCGCGGGATCTACAACCGGATGACCGGAAACGTTCATCTCTACGACCGCAATCCGCGCGGCCGGAAACAAGCCGAGGAAACGATCATCGCCCTCGATGATCCGCGGCTCACGACGTTCATCGATGAGAAAGAGCTTCAACAGTTGCGAGATGAGCTTGAGTTACTTGACGGTGCGGGTTCATCACTCGACCGCGAACTTATCCTCAGCGGCCAGAAGTCTCCGGTCTTTTTCGGGAGTGCGATGACGAATTTCGGTGTCGAGCCATTCCTCGATGCCTTTCTCGACAGGTCCGCACTGCCGGGCGCTTCATAAGAGCAATTTGGGCTTGATCGAACCCACGTACCCGGAATTCACCGGCTTTGTCTTCAAGCCGCAGGCGAATATGGACCCGCGACACCGCGACACTCTGGCATTCGTCCGCGCTTGTTCGGGCCAGTTTGAAAAGGACATGAATGTGACGAATGCGTGACGGGCAAGAAGGTGCGGATTACGCGGCCGCAAAGGTCTTCGCCCGCGACCGCGAATCGCTCGAAGAGGCCTTCGCCGGCGACGTCATCGGCCTTAGCAATCCCGGCTTTCACCATCGGCGATACCCTATACCGGGCCGCGGGTCGTCTTTCCGCCGATTCCTTCGTTCTCGCCGGAGCTTTTGCCAAGTTCAGAATACTAATTCATCGCTTGCCAAGAAATTTGTGAAGGGCGTTGCCCAGTTGCAAGAGGAAAGGCGATCCAGATCCTGCAGCCCTATCACGGCGGATCCTCGCAGGAACCGGTGCTTGCCGCGGCCGGCGAGCTTCAGTTCGAGGTCGCTCAGTATCGACTCCGACCGAGTACGGCGTCGAAACGCGGCTCGACCGCCTTTCTTTCGTCGCAGCCCGATGGGTGAATGTCGATTGGAACGACCTGCTCGCAGTGGACGGCCTTTCCGAAACCGACCTTACATAGGATCAAAACGATCGGCCGGTGTCCCTTTCGCAGCCGTTGGCACCTGCAGCAGATCGAGAAAGACCATCCGCACTCAAACTCGCGCTGACCGACCAGCCGATGGAGCCTGCCTCGTGATCGCTAAATGGTGGACTAGACTCATTGCAGTCCCGATTAGATATCGAAATTAGCCATCCGGTTTGTTAAACTAAACCACGGCGGCGGTGCCGGCGAATACAATGGGTATGAAAGTTCTAATTGCGGACGAATACGGATTTTGCTTTGGGGGTCGAGCGGGGGTCGAGATGGTCGAGGAGTCTGTCCAGAAGGGCGAGACGGTGAGAACGCTCGGGCCGCTCATTCATAATGAGCAGGAGATGAAGCGGCTGGCCACCGAAGGCGTCGCGACCATCAGCGAGCCGGTGCAGATCACCCGCAGCGAGACTGCCGTTATCCGCGCCCACGGCGTTACGCCGGATGTTCAGAAGGCACTCGAGAGCAGGCCGGCAAGGTCGTCGATGCGACCTGCCCGTTTGTCACCCGCGTTCAGCGGCTTGGCCTCGCGAGCGGCCGCACAGGACCGCCACGTCGTCATCGTCGGCAGTTCCGACCACCCAGAGATGATCGGCGTCAAAGGGTACGCCCTGACCACGCTTTCATTATCAAAGACGAGACCGAGGTTGCTACGCTGCCGTGGCTTCGCAATCCGCTCGTCGTCTCACAAACGACCATCAAGGCAAAAACATTTTTCGACACCGCCGAGGCCGTAAAGACCAGGACCGACGACGAGGTCGAGGTGGTCAACACCATCTGCTCCGCGACCCGCGATCGGCAAGACGCTGCCCGTGCACTCTCGGAATGGTCGATGCTTTTACGTAATCGGCGCGACTCACTCGTCAAACAGCGTAAAGCTGCACGGCGTCTGTAAAGAAAGCTGCGAGAAGAGTTTCTGATCGAGACCGAGGACGACATCAACCCCGATGACCTTGCGGGCGTGAAAACGGTCGGCGTCACAGCCGGTGCCTCAACGCCCGAGTGGCTGATAAAACGGGTCGTCGAGCGGCTCAGATCGCTCGGGGCCGAAGAGGAAAAAGAAACATGGGGGACTTGAGAAAGGCCGGGCGACAAACCCGGCCTTCTTTAATTTAAATCGACCGAAACCTACGGAATGATCAGGGTCTGCCCGACAGTACGCTGTTCGGGCTCGAAAGCCGGTCGCGGTTGGCGTTGTAGATGTCCATACCGCGCCGAGGTTCCGTAGAACTGGCGGCTGATCGAGCCGAGCGTATCGCCCGGCCGAACAATATAGGTCCTCGCACGCCGGCGGAACTTCATACCGGCCCTCCTCGGTGCCGACCTCGGTGAACCGCGGCAGCGAGATCGCACGGTTCAGGTAAACCCCGAACTCAGTTCCCGATTTGACCTCGGCATCTTCGCCTTTTGTTAGCCGCTCGCCCAGCAAGCCGGCTCCGGCCTCCGATTATTCCGCCGATCAGAGCGCCCTTGCCGCCGCCGATCGCCGCCCAGGCACAGCACCGCCAGCACCACCGCCGCCGATGAAGATGATCTTGCGATTCTTCATCTTGTCGCCGCTTGCTGTGCCTTCGGTGTCGCTCTTGGCGTCATCGCTGACGATCTGTAAGCGAGCCGTTGATCGCCCGCTTTGTTCCGTTCGGCAGTTTCTTCGGTAAAGCTGACGTCGATCGTGCGGGGTCGCCGCCGCGTTCGGCCTTCCTTACAGCATCAACCCGCTAATGACCTCGCTCCCAACCGGGATAACGACAACGCCATTTGTCGAATAGACCGGCTCCCGGACGGTGGTGGTAAAATTGTCTCCGACGCGCGCCGTTTTCGAGCTAAGCGTTTCGTTCATCCGCACGCGGAAACGTGTTCCGGCATCGACCTCGAAACGTCTGCGAACGCTGCGCAAGCACATCCGTGCCGAGGGCCAAACGGCATCATCGCCGCTACGCCTGCGGCAAAGTTCCATTCACAATTTTTCTTCATAGTTTCCTCCCAGAAAGGCCGCCGCATGTCGTAGGCTTTCCCTCCAACAAATGCCACGGCCGCATTCCTTGAACAATTCTCGGATAAGAGGTATTTTACCAGATATCCGTTGATGCGATGTGAATTTTTGTCGGGAGTTTTCTGAAACTTTTCGGATTGCGTATTTGTGTGAACGACAACTGAAGTTCGATTCATTCACACCGCTCCGAGTCCCCGGCCCGATAAGCCGGGGTTTGTTCTGAGGGCCGAGGTTTTAAGCCTCGTTTTCCAGCGCCAATATTATGTACCTCGTCCGCGAAACGTTCCTGCTTTTCGGACTGAATCTTCTAGATGCGCTTCTTGACGCTGATCTAAGTACGAAACGGCGTTGCCGAAGAAGGAAACCGGTTGATGGCGGAATTGCTCAATATAAGCGATATCGCATTCCTCTCTGGGAAACTCGCAGTGGGGCTATTGCGGCGGTCGTCCTGTTGAAATGGGGCTATTACCGGATCGCGAAGGTCGGCGTCGCGATCGCGTTGGTGCTTTACGTCGGGCTGATGGGAATTCATCTTCTGACCGGCCTGACCGCGGCCGGAATGGTCTCGAACGGGACCGTTAGCGGCACCTTCGCCTTTTTCAAGCCCGTCATCGCCCTGTTTTTCGGCTATCGCCGTCCTGCCGGAAACCGATCCGGCATCATTTTCGTAATCCATACGCACAACGCCGTTTTATGAATTTGGCATCAAATGCGTAAGATATTTTTTTGTTTGGAAATCATACAAGATGAACACAAAACCGGTCTATCAGCTTTCAGCACGACAAATAATCCTCCTCGGGTTGTCACCGCCTTTGCGGCGGTCGGCATCACGGCCGCGATCCTTTTTAGCTACAGCTATTGGCGGCAAACTCGCCATCTGCTGCTCAAGCTTAAACAACATCGAGGTCTATAAAGCGATCGCTCCCGGCGTGGCATTCATTAATACGACATCATACACGCAGAGCTGGTGGGGCGATGTTCAGGAAGGCCGCGGCAACGGTAGCGGGTCCGTGATCGATGCTCAAGGCCATATCCTCACCAATTATCACGTCATCGAAGGTGCCCAGCGTATAACCGTCAATTTTGGCGGCGACCGCGTCTTTCCGGCAAAGCTCATTGGCGGCGACCCGGACACCGACCTTGCCGTGATCAAGATCGACCCGCCGGCGAGCGGCCTTACCGTCGTCGCTCTTGGCGACTCGGACAAGCTTGAGGTCGGGCAAAAGGTGCTCGCCATCGGCAATCCGTTCGGGCTTGACCGCACGCTGACGACCGGCGTCATCTCCGGCCTTCAGCGGCCGATCCGTGCCCGCAACAACCGGCCGATCGACGCCGCGATCCAGACCGATGCCTCGATCAACCGCGGCAATTCGGGCGGGCCGCTGCTCGATAAATTCGGCCGCATGATCGGCATCAACTCGCAGATACTTTCGCCCGCCGGCGGCTCGGTCGGCGTCGGGTTTGCGGTGCCGGTCAATACGGCAAAGCGGATCGTGCCGCAGCTCATTCAGTTTGGCGAAGTTCGCCGGCCAAGCGAGCGCCGAGCTTCGTCCGGTCGCAGAATACGTTGAGCGGCTATCGTCTTCCGGTCGAGAGCGGCTTGCTTGTCGGTTCGGTCATCCCGAACGGCCCTGCCGCAAATGCCGGCATCCGCGGGCTGATGCGCGACGGCGATGGCTCGGTCCTGCTCGGCGATATCATTCTCTCGGTCGATGGTGAAGAGATGAACACGCTCGACGACATCTATCGCCTGCTTGACCGCAAGCAGTTCGGCGACACGGTCAACGTTGAGATCTTCCGCGGAGGCCGCCGCGAGACCTTGCCCTTACGGCTAACGCCGCCTCCGGCACAGGGCCGCACGACGCGGCGGACGCAGTAGTTCCGCTTCGGGATGAAAGAAACGAACGATTTCTTTAACGACGGATTCGGCTGGGTTTGCAGGCATTGCCATAGCGAACTCAGCCGTTCTGCATCCGACGAAAGCGACTCGCTTTCCCGCCTGATGACCGAAGGTGAGGCCGAGGCAGAGCACCGCGGCTTACCAACGAGAAGCCGGCAAAATGGGCTGACCCCGAACGCCGCGCTGATGTGCTTCGCGATGCGGCATCACCGAACTGATCGACATTTTCTGAACCCGCCGTCCGTTGTGCTAGATTGAAATTGATGTACAAGAAGGAATTGGACGCCGCGATCGAGCGGCCAGGAAGCCGGGCGGGCACTCGAGCACTACCGCAACGGCTTTGAGACGGAAAGCAAGATCGGTGTTGACAGCCACGAAGAACCCGTGACGATCGCTGACCGCGAGGCCAGCCGAATCATCGTCGAGCGGCTTGCCGATGCCTTTCCCACGACGCAATACTTTCAGAAGAAGAAGTTGACCAGGTTGAAAGGCTTTCCTTGAGAGGGTTTGGATCATTGACCCGATCGACGGAACCTCCGGCTTCGTAAAAAAAGACGGCGACTTCGCCGTACAGATCGGGCTCGCCGTCGCCGGCGAACCGGTCGTCGGAGTGGTGCTGCTTCCCGTCCGCGACGTCACCTGTGTCGCGGCCCGCGATGCCGGTGCGTTCGGGAATCGGAAGGAAAGATCGAACGGCTGAGGACGTCCGGAAAGCTCCCGAGTTCGCTTCAATGCAGATGGCCGTTTCGCGGAATCATCGCAGCCCGAA
This is a stretch of genomic DNA from Acidobacteriota bacterium. It encodes these proteins:
- a CDS encoding LemA family protein translates to MKRAILLTIAVFSATFLSGCSYNELTAKQQNVKGKWANVESSMQRRADLIPNLVETAKMAGVQEQEVFGQIAEARSRLLNAQQQPGQGVEGDKSPEQRQAVIEANNSFGGTIGRLLSLQEQYPQLRSSDAFMKVQDELSGTENRINTARIDFNEAVTDYNTTRNSFPAVITAGIFGFKEEPFFQADPSARQAPTVGDANSLRRQQAPANPAPAANN
- a CDS encoding EutN/CcmL family microcompartment protein, with product MLIARVIGNVVATQKNQRYEGSRIMLCRQITPEGEDMEYTCLALDSVDSGEGDIVLIAQEGWSASTAATGKPGAAIDSAIVGVVDRVDLTA
- a CDS encoding EutN/CcmL family microcompartment protein encodes the protein MQIARVIGTVVSTVKNATLDGRKFLIVQTLDADLKDKGKPMIALDAVGAGEGELVFWCRGKEASFPFKRDETPTDCTIVGIIDSDSHVLNRG
- a CDS encoding EutN/CcmL family microcompartment protein; this encodes MIIGRILGTVVSTQKDARLHGKKLLIVKPVNLDGSDQSGYVVAVDTVGAGFHEKVIVVGGSSARMAEGNKDCPVDSAIIGVIDTIDLTAADRSK
- the eutM gene encoding ethanolamine utilization microcompartment protein EutM; amino-acid sequence: MQEALGMVETKGLVATIEAADAMVKAANVQLVGYEKIGAGFVTAIVRGDVAAVKAATDAGAAAARRVGELISVHVIPRPHSSVDEALPVVLK
- a CDS encoding class II aldolase/adducin family protein; translated protein: MANHGAVAYGDDLWQAFDRLETLEHTARIAILAKALGGANDLPKDAIEKLINIREKAGYLKENARCQACGYLHEANITCELDINYPAANKANGQKISLSREELIELLSQAANLGLNLRFSRTTVPLQIRRK
- a CDS encoding class II aldolase/adducin family protein, with the translated sequence MDESSARKLIIEIGKLLYERSYVVSSDGNVSIRLDENTVLATPTMTCKGRMTEDSLALTDMDGKPLSDKRASSELAMHLLIYKMRPDVKAVCHAHPPHGTAFAVAGLAIDKPI
- a CDS encoding Holliday junction branch migration protein RuvA codes for the protein MIAFLSGKILEKHPASVVIDVGGVGYDVAIPLSTFYELGEPGGDVQLRIYTLVREDAIQLYGFRTERERELFLKLIAVQGFGAKSGITMLSGMAPTRSSLPSVPERSSG
- a CDS encoding YifB family Mg chelatase-like AAA ATPase; this encodes MLFVTKSAAVYGIDALVVDIEVNLRPASGEQDQNNITIVGLPDTAVRESRERIRAAVNNSGFFFPFLKTTVNLAPADVRKEGASFDLPIALGVLGANADLGGGESLTDTLSVGELSLDGRVRPVRGALSIALTAREQGFANLLVPEENAKEAAVVRGVNVFPVRSLKEAASLAAELIAGQPTRIPPLVLSEDELRSNADAYRADFAEVRGQQTAKRALEVASAGGHNILFVGPPGSGKTMLAKRLPTILPPLEFEEALEITKIHSVAGLTGRSGLVTERPFKSPHHTVSQAGLIGGGSMPKPGEVSLAHLGVLFLDELPEFDRGVLEVLRQPMEDKQVTISRAASSLTFPANFTLVASMNPCPCGYFGSGRECKCSPMQIQRYVGKISGPLMDRIDIHVDVPAVKFTELRGRSNGTAEPSTDIRERVIEARGRQLERFRGEGIFSNSAMSPGQIRKFCALDAAGETLLERAMTRQGLSARGHDRILKVARTIADLAAADAIGPEHLSEAINYRSLDRDYWS
- a CDS encoding LysM peptidoglycan-binding domain-containing protein, encoding MKFRRRARTYIVRPGDTLGSISRQFYGTSARYGHLQRQPRPAFEPEQRTVGQTLIIP
- a CDS encoding trypsin-like peptidase domain-containing protein; translation: MNTKPVYQLSARQIILLGLSPPLRRSASRPRSFLATAIGGKLAICCSSLNNIEVYKAIAPGVAFINTTSYTQSWWGDVQEGRGNGSGSVIDAQGHILTNYHVIEGAQRITVNFGGDRVFPAKLIGGDPDTDLAVIKIDPPASGLTVVALGDSDKLEVGQKVLAIGNPFGLDRTLTTGVISGLQRPIRARNNRPIDAAIQTDASINRGNSGGPLLDKFGRMIGINSQILSPAGGSVGVGFAVPVNTAKRIVPQLIQFGEVRRPSERRASSGRRIR
- a CDS encoding PDZ domain-containing protein, encoding MSGYRLPVESGLLVGSVIPNGPAANAGIRGLMRDGDGSVLLGDIILSVDGEEMNTLDDIYRLLDRKQFGDTVNVEIFRGGRRETLPLRLTPPPAQGRTTRRTQ